A stretch of Halomonas elongata DSM 2581 DNA encodes these proteins:
- a CDS encoding EF-hand domain-containing protein, translating into MDKNFKTGLIITGNADGGVRAVRATSSEIRNLNRDFESGSKRARSYGHETRQTARELEFLKQHALGVGTAIAGAFAANNLAQQAVMIRNTDALANSLQVNTKTLQEWQFAGRSVGLEADKIGDIFKDVSDKLGDFAATGGGEAKDLFENLNLNIRELQALSPDKQILRIADAINEIEDPSQRSFYFESLADEMVRLQPLLANGAQGLREASDMADALGIAMDDIEVRRAVEAAEAMDQLQGVAQGLSNTLIADLGPGLADSTRSLTEFIDEVGGADEVLEGIGQTITMLGSVYLAVRLRKPLSKIGPLGLAAGRNIAQGFAMAVGASGRLNQALVVTQGRIAATAAAGRALRSSLALIGGPAGAALLAAGGIYTFREELGLTIPRADASSEAVHQLTGKLNDLNKAAAEKKLTELNNRLADLKASAEETGQAYLEVGKNDTGHGGFLGADVSGQVEKIQEIGEGAKESRQEMANVEEAIGLVRDRLEHLNSTGERTPPVLTNIGDASEDAAKKLEKQKEAAKSLLDELYPVLASQREYAEQKELLTQYAEREGKSNQWLEESLSRLQNQYRNAGSAAEVYGFDGSKAMEKVEDSVDPMATAFERGIERMDDAAVDMWRSFLDGSEGAFDSFKNLALDTLAEVIHAYTTRQITTSIGAQIGIGGQGASTAGGGGGFGNIASIGKQVYSGVVDGFSSVAWTGASNTAYAGGWAGSATSGIGQSGFMGGSLSNFGGSTGLMSLGASMIGSEVGDAVSGALTDKQANSNWGQMAGSAIGTYFGGPIGAGLGSALGSVVDSLFGSGGSDLDLAMVRGRDESAHTWDHGIVAQGGLGAVGFQDEGSHEVADLWDIDEAKQLVESIAQLDTAVASLAETPEQLAAMRDAVMASNRHGIQGHYGETSNPGDVVDRLTSRYDDAFGALDAEFAEFMQGLDGSIDQVLEKGIAARQAFTFLSDASERLDLRFNDTTASAYEAAASLAEAAGGVQNLSSLQQNYYQTLYSEEERLNQLRSDVTQQLNAMGMSLPTSREGFRQLVEAQNLNTEAGRENYVQLMQLVDSFDRLRESASSVNDETTDLADKISGLKDDVKSAWETFDKQSFDQRITLLEMAGKSEEALALQRERELATIDESLRPFQERIWALQDEAKAQEEAAQAGKEYAQALADAQSWLGSTLENITGWIDRNQSTDAGMGSPADQLAAAGEAYREQLEAARGGDRTALQNITQYADRFIAAQKQWSASGGDTTSLIDRIERQLGTLPDQLSAEEYIADEIKQALIEQTAGITSELADVLRSDTPSNIAGALASSFDDLTRGIGDVLTREQLATVMAGKATDAQLDAVMRVVDLNGDGVMSGLESVIIKSMPTDATLANALRQQLQANGDKALTAAQVRQALRPIASDKRINQLIRRVDTNGDGLLSAQELTSSRLGGLADGIAASLSGSFDQLDANLDDNLTFDELKDGLSGMATDAQLKALMRSMDVNADGVISGLESVVIESMPTDSRLANVLRNQLKWTRNQQLTHDQVREALRPIASDESISQLIRRLDTNGDGIITAQEVGNARLGGLADGIAASLSGSFDQLDANLDDNLTFAELKDGLSGMATDAQLKALMRSMDVNADGVISGLESVVIESMPTDSRLANVLRNQFKWTRNQQLTADQVRDALKGKASNDRINQLIRRADKNADGIIDAAELASDVTTSELSSVLAKQLGWTRNQIKWTRNSQLTADQVRDALKGKASNERINQLIRRADKNADGIIDAAELASDVTTSELSGVLAKQLGWTRDQIKWTRNSQLTANQVRDALKGKASNDRINQMIRRADKNADGIIDATELASDASTSELSQVLSNQLKWTRNQIKWTRNSQLTHDQVREALSPIASNAEIDRLITRLDKNSDGIISAQEMASERLDGLASGIGNALSPMFDTIDRSLDGLIDYDEFGKSFAGMASDEQLKRIFAQLDKNGDGTISRLEAMKGSTDEVGDNTASIEQQSLNQLEKLNNLVGEMTRTTDQFVDMNSTMVSLRDSINALGVAQEEQNRIERERREAKERQEKRLEKERAAASYLDRANQLEQQAQDKTLFDNLDGITAKRSDVIVGNIMDQAGNDNILSWKEYQSALDDMKDRRDKGWYNAGELDFAKTAALSLRKQSRYHEMMDQAAGITGDDYSGSIDRPDFAGVREELKGLSDIERARSFFTRYSDYAGSWKIWRGTLDYDWDRWTGNILTTPIADADLIRVAKELDRDFAGPKRFFAKGGVFTNSVVDQPTMFNMGVMGEAGPEAVMPLANGPEGLGIRLYDTPPIPELPLLGRDDIAETLRDVLRENRQLRKDLNRLMGENNEHAAAGVAVSQEGFKRVDRNTARIAETNDAIDDRQRLEAQR; encoded by the coding sequence GTGGACAAGAACTTCAAGACAGGGTTGATCATCACCGGTAACGCCGATGGTGGTGTGCGTGCCGTGCGTGCGACCTCGTCAGAAATCCGAAATCTCAACAGGGATTTTGAATCGGGTTCCAAGCGTGCGCGCTCTTATGGCCATGAGACCCGTCAAACCGCCCGTGAGCTCGAGTTTCTGAAGCAGCATGCCCTAGGGGTGGGTACCGCTATTGCCGGTGCCTTTGCTGCTAATAATCTGGCGCAGCAAGCGGTGATGATCCGTAATACGGATGCTCTGGCTAACTCGTTGCAGGTCAACACCAAGACGCTCCAGGAATGGCAGTTTGCCGGTCGCTCTGTGGGGCTCGAAGCCGACAAGATCGGCGACATCTTCAAGGACGTCAGCGATAAACTAGGCGATTTCGCGGCTACGGGAGGCGGTGAAGCCAAAGACCTGTTCGAGAACCTCAACCTCAATATCCGTGAGCTGCAGGCACTCAGTCCGGATAAGCAGATTCTGCGCATTGCCGATGCCATCAACGAAATTGAGGATCCCAGCCAGCGGTCCTTCTATTTTGAGAGCCTGGCCGATGAGATGGTTCGCCTGCAGCCGCTGCTTGCCAATGGAGCGCAGGGTCTGCGAGAAGCTTCTGACATGGCAGACGCCTTGGGCATCGCCATGGATGATATTGAGGTACGGCGTGCTGTTGAAGCCGCCGAAGCCATGGATCAACTGCAGGGCGTGGCCCAAGGGCTGTCGAACACCCTGATTGCTGACCTCGGGCCTGGTCTCGCGGATTCTACCCGTAGCCTGACTGAGTTCATCGATGAGGTGGGTGGGGCTGATGAGGTGCTCGAAGGCATCGGACAGACCATCACCATGTTGGGCAGTGTCTACTTGGCTGTCCGCTTGCGAAAGCCTCTATCCAAAATTGGCCCCCTGGGACTGGCAGCAGGTCGCAATATCGCCCAAGGCTTCGCCATGGCGGTCGGAGCGAGCGGCCGCCTGAATCAAGCGCTGGTTGTAACCCAAGGGCGTATCGCGGCCACGGCTGCGGCTGGCAGGGCGCTTCGGAGCAGTCTCGCCCTGATCGGTGGCCCGGCTGGAGCGGCGCTACTGGCGGCTGGTGGTATCTATACCTTCCGTGAAGAGTTGGGCCTGACGATTCCTCGAGCGGATGCTTCTTCTGAAGCGGTTCATCAATTGACTGGGAAGCTCAATGACCTGAACAAGGCCGCAGCAGAGAAGAAGCTCACCGAGCTCAATAATCGACTTGCTGACCTCAAAGCCTCAGCTGAGGAAACCGGACAGGCTTATCTCGAAGTTGGCAAGAACGATACTGGCCATGGTGGTTTTCTTGGGGCCGATGTATCAGGACAAGTTGAAAAGATCCAAGAGATTGGTGAAGGTGCTAAGGAATCTCGCCAAGAGATGGCGAATGTCGAAGAAGCCATCGGCCTCGTCCGAGATCGCCTTGAACACCTCAACTCTACAGGTGAAAGAACACCGCCCGTCTTAACCAATATCGGCGACGCATCCGAAGATGCGGCAAAGAAACTCGAAAAACAAAAGGAAGCCGCCAAGTCGCTCCTGGATGAGCTGTACCCCGTCTTGGCCAGCCAGCGTGAGTATGCCGAGCAGAAGGAGCTGCTGACTCAGTACGCCGAGCGCGAGGGTAAGAGCAACCAGTGGCTAGAAGAGTCCCTGAGTCGGCTCCAGAACCAGTACCGCAACGCCGGCAGTGCCGCCGAGGTGTACGGCTTCGATGGCAGCAAAGCCATGGAGAAGGTCGAGGACTCTGTCGATCCCATGGCCACGGCGTTCGAGCGTGGCATCGAGCGTATGGACGATGCCGCCGTGGACATGTGGCGGTCGTTCCTCGATGGCTCCGAAGGCGCTTTCGACAGCTTCAAGAACCTGGCGCTGGATACGCTGGCCGAGGTCATCCACGCCTATACCACGCGGCAGATCACCACCTCCATCGGTGCCCAGATCGGCATTGGTGGTCAGGGCGCATCAACCGCTGGTGGCGGTGGTGGTTTCGGCAACATCGCAAGCATCGGCAAGCAGGTCTACAGCGGAGTCGTTGACGGGTTCAGCAGCGTCGCGTGGACGGGGGCGAGCAATACTGCCTATGCCGGCGGCTGGGCAGGTAGTGCGACGAGCGGCATTGGCCAGTCCGGCTTTATGGGCGGGTCCCTGTCCAATTTCGGCGGCTCCACTGGCCTGATGTCGCTCGGCGCCTCAATGATCGGCAGTGAAGTCGGGGATGCTGTCAGTGGTGCCCTCACGGACAAGCAAGCCAACTCCAACTGGGGGCAGATGGCGGGTTCCGCCATCGGCACCTACTTCGGGGGGCCGATCGGCGCCGGCCTTGGCTCGGCCCTCGGCTCGGTGGTGGACTCCCTGTTCGGGAGTGGTGGCAGTGACCTCGACCTCGCTATGGTCCGTGGTCGTGACGAGAGCGCCCATACGTGGGATCACGGCATCGTCGCCCAGGGTGGACTGGGGGCTGTTGGCTTCCAGGATGAGGGGTCGCATGAGGTCGCCGACCTGTGGGACATCGACGAGGCTAAACAGCTGGTCGAGAGCATCGCGCAACTGGACACCGCTGTTGCATCACTGGCGGAGACGCCCGAGCAGCTGGCGGCCATGCGCGACGCGGTGATGGCATCGAACCGCCATGGCATCCAGGGGCACTATGGCGAGACCAGCAATCCCGGTGACGTCGTCGACCGCCTGACCTCCCGCTATGACGACGCCTTCGGCGCGCTCGACGCGGAGTTCGCCGAATTCATGCAGGGGCTCGATGGCAGCATCGACCAGGTTCTCGAGAAGGGCATCGCCGCCCGGCAGGCGTTCACCTTCCTCAGCGACGCATCCGAGCGCCTGGATCTGCGGTTCAACGACACGACGGCCTCGGCCTATGAGGCGGCGGCGTCACTGGCCGAGGCAGCGGGTGGCGTCCAGAACCTGTCGAGCCTGCAGCAGAACTACTATCAGACGCTGTACAGCGAAGAAGAGCGTCTGAACCAGCTGCGCTCTGACGTAACGCAGCAGCTCAACGCCATGGGCATGTCGCTGCCGACTTCCCGCGAGGGCTTCCGACAGCTTGTTGAGGCGCAGAACCTCAACACCGAAGCCGGGCGCGAGAACTATGTGCAGCTGATGCAGCTCGTGGATAGCTTCGATCGTCTGCGTGAATCCGCCTCGTCGGTGAATGACGAGACCACCGATCTCGCCGACAAGATCTCCGGTCTCAAAGACGACGTGAAGTCCGCTTGGGAGACGTTCGACAAACAGTCATTCGACCAGCGCATCACGTTGCTCGAGATGGCCGGCAAGAGCGAAGAGGCCCTGGCACTGCAGCGCGAGCGCGAACTGGCCACCATCGACGAGTCCCTGCGTCCGTTCCAGGAGCGCATCTGGGCCCTACAGGATGAGGCCAAGGCGCAGGAGGAAGCGGCCCAGGCCGGGAAGGAATATGCCCAGGCCCTCGCGGATGCCCAGTCCTGGCTCGGCTCGACGCTGGAGAACATCACCGGTTGGATCGACCGCAACCAATCGACCGACGCAGGCATGGGCTCGCCGGCCGATCAGCTGGCCGCCGCCGGTGAGGCCTATCGTGAGCAGCTCGAGGCTGCTCGGGGTGGCGATCGCACGGCCTTGCAGAACATCACGCAGTATGCCGACCGCTTCATCGCGGCACAGAAACAGTGGTCCGCCAGCGGTGGCGATACCACCTCGCTGATCGACCGCATCGAGCGACAGCTCGGCACGCTGCCCGATCAGTTGTCGGCCGAGGAATACATCGCCGACGAGATCAAGCAGGCGCTGATCGAGCAGACCGCCGGCATCACGTCTGAACTGGCTGACGTACTGCGCAGCGACACGCCGAGCAACATCGCCGGGGCACTCGCTAGCTCGTTTGACGATCTGACGCGCGGCATCGGTGACGTGCTGACCCGTGAGCAGCTCGCGACCGTCATGGCCGGCAAAGCGACGGACGCTCAGCTCGATGCCGTCATGCGCGTCGTCGACCTCAACGGCGACGGCGTCATGTCCGGCCTGGAATCGGTCATCATCAAATCGATGCCGACTGACGCCACGCTCGCCAATGCGCTACGCCAACAGCTGCAGGCGAACGGTGACAAGGCGCTGACCGCCGCACAGGTGCGACAGGCGCTGCGGCCCATCGCCTCCGACAAGCGCATCAACCAGCTCATCAGACGTGTCGACACCAACGGCGATGGGCTGCTGTCGGCCCAGGAGCTGACCAGTAGCCGGCTCGGTGGCCTGGCCGACGGTATCGCCGCTTCGCTGTCCGGCTCGTTCGACCAGTTGGATGCCAACCTCGACGACAACCTGACCTTCGATGAGCTCAAGGATGGCCTGTCGGGGATGGCCACCGACGCCCAGCTCAAGGCGCTGATGCGCTCGATGGACGTCAATGCCGATGGCGTGATCAGCGGCCTCGAGTCGGTGGTCATCGAGAGCATGCCGACCGACAGCCGGCTGGCCAATGTGCTGCGAAACCAGCTCAAGTGGACCCGCAATCAGCAGCTGACCCATGACCAGGTGCGGGAGGCGCTGCGTCCGATCGCCAGCGACGAGTCGATCAGCCAGTTGATCCGTCGCCTGGACACCAACGGTGACGGCATCATCACCGCCCAGGAGGTGGGCAATGCCCGCTTGGGTGGCCTGGCCGATGGCATTGCGGCCTCGCTGTCCGGCTCGTTTGACCAGTTGGATGCCAACCTCGATGACAACCTGACCTTCGCCGAGCTCAAGGATGGGCTGTCGGGGATGGCCACCGACGCCCAGCTCAAGGCGCTGATGCGCTCGATGGACGTCAACGCCGATGGGGTGATCAGCGGCCTCGAGTCGGTGGTCATCGAGAGCATGCCGACCGACAGCCGGCTGGCCAATGTGCTGCGCAACCAGTTCAAGTGGACGCGTAACCAGCAGCTCACTGCCGACCAGGTGCGCGATGCCCTGAAGGGCAAGGCGTCGAACGATCGCATCAACCAGTTGATCCGTCGGGCCGACAAGAATGCCGACGGCATCATCGATGCCGCCGAGTTGGCCAGCGACGTCACCACCTCCGAGCTCTCGTCGGTGTTGGCCAAGCAGCTGGGCTGGACGCGCAATCAGATCAAATGGACCCGCAACAGCCAACTCACTGCCGATCAGGTGCGTGATGCTCTGAAGGGCAAGGCGTCGAACGAGCGCATCAACCAGTTGATCCGTCGGGCCGACAAGAACGCCGACGGCATCATCGATGCCGCCGAGCTGGCCAGTGACGTCACCACTTCCGAGCTCTCCGGAGTGCTGGCCAAGCAACTGGGCTGGACGCGTGACCAGATCAAGTGGACCCGCAACAGTCAGCTCACGGCCAACCAGGTGCGCGATGCCCTGAAGGGCAAGGCCTCGAACGACCGCATCAACCAGATGATCCGGCGGGCTGACAAGAACGCTGACGGGATCATTGATGCCACCGAGCTGGCCAGCGATGCCAGCACGTCGGAGCTGTCCCAGGTCCTGAGCAACCAGCTGAAATGGACCCGCAACCAGATCAAGTGGACGCGCAACAGCCAACTGACCCACGACCAGGTGCGTGAGGCGTTGTCGCCGATCGCCTCCAATGCCGAGATCGACCGGCTGATCACACGCCTGGACAAGAACAGCGACGGCATCATCAGCGCCCAGGAGATGGCCAGCGAGCGCCTGGATGGTCTGGCATCCGGCATCGGCAATGCGCTCTCGCCGATGTTCGATACCATCGATAGGTCGCTCGACGGGCTCATCGACTATGACGAGTTCGGCAAGAGCTTTGCCGGCATGGCCTCGGATGAGCAGCTCAAGCGAATTTTCGCGCAGCTCGACAAGAATGGCGACGGCACCATCTCGCGGCTGGAGGCGATGAAGGGCTCGACCGACGAGGTCGGCGACAACACGGCCTCGATCGAGCAGCAATCGCTGAATCAGCTCGAGAAGTTGAACAACCTGGTCGGGGAGATGACCCGGACCACGGATCAGTTCGTCGACATGAACTCGACGATGGTGAGCCTGCGGGATTCCATCAATGCCTTGGGGGTGGCGCAGGAAGAGCAGAATCGCATCGAGCGCGAGCGGCGCGAGGCGAAGGAGCGTCAGGAGAAGCGCCTGGAGAAAGAGCGTGCGGCCGCCAGTTACCTGGATCGGGCCAATCAGCTCGAGCAGCAGGCCCAGGACAAGACGCTCTTCGACAATCTCGACGGCATCACCGCCAAGCGCTCCGACGTGATCGTCGGCAACATCATGGATCAGGCGGGCAACGACAACATCCTGTCGTGGAAGGAATACCAGTCCGCACTCGATGACATGAAGGACCGTCGTGACAAGGGCTGGTACAACGCCGGCGAGCTCGATTTCGCCAAGACGGCGGCGTTGTCGCTGCGCAAGCAGTCGCGCTACCACGAGATGATGGACCAGGCCGCCGGGATCACCGGCGACGACTACTCGGGGAGTATCGACCGTCCCGACTTCGCTGGCGTTCGGGAAGAGCTGAAGGGGCTCTCGGACATCGAACGCGCCCGCAGCTTCTTCACCCGCTATTCGGACTATGCCGGCAGCTGGAAGATCTGGCGCGGCACGCTGGATTACGACTGGGATCGCTGGACCGGCAACATCCTGACCACGCCGATTGCCGATGCCGATCTGATTCGCGTCGCCAAGGAGCTGGACCGGGACTTCGCCGGACCCAAGCGCTTCTTCGCCAAGGGCGGTGTGTTCACCAACTCCGTCGTCGATCAGCCCACGATGTTCAACATGGGCGTGATGGGCGAGGCGGGCCCCGAGGCTGTCATGCCACTGGCTAACGGCCCCGAGGGTCTGGGTATTCGGTTGTATGACACGCCCCCGATCCCCGAACTGCCGCTGCTGGGTCGTGACGACATCGCCGAGACGCTGCGGGACGTGCTGCGTGAAAACCGTCAGCTACGCAAGGACCTGAACCGTTTGATGGGTGAGAACAACGAGCACGCCGCCGCAGGCGTTGCCGTCTCCCAGGAGGGCTTCAAACGGGTGGACCGCAACACCGCCCGCATTGCCGAGACCAATGACGCGATCGACGACCGCCAGCGCCTGGAGGCCCAGCGATGA
- a CDS encoding phage head spike fiber domain-containing protein has protein sequence MTSVTYPTEYGGDGKTYTDDADPDTGMANGGHRTRLLPAMAGTIDMAAYAKSQADAASSSASSAANDAAAAEQAKNEVHVDQDTIQAAVTTTTEKASLASAYADTATNMADAVAQATATYTGVGSGLGATSDGDYFRVIAAPEARRIDVYRNDSGSATLIAEYYTRAGVDARMRDQVRLSRSLQRQGDLGQSLHADFLLQAYGWTDSPMDGVQHALSDSEVITVLRASPKWVWDAKGKLVEVPVDTLAYEYDPVTGAPLGVLNEPHSTNEIAECNRWDANPGAMLFPGDGDPFPGGIGMPQRVVPDATTGRHFVRQNNPIDNEGQEVTYAFFFKPQGYSLFDVRVNGYGGDVGASIDGTTGEVTWTASSTVEIKVLPLPDGFYRVEITGVATSDGSWVHIFLKDNDGNLDFAGDETSGMDLYWGQFEVRGSATSPIWTEGASAAREADAVHVYADGWENRRQCSVFVDAAMKGGGADDDNIVTLGAGSQDERMVISKRGQVYVASPDGNSFAGHSFSPRLYPETTTYALAYEEQGRFVMAINRGEDTRNIGIMSDKRLTINRLTLGTQHTGWSGVLNGYLRRLRYYPYYMPLDELEALQ, from the coding sequence ATGACATCGGTCACCTATCCCACGGAATACGGCGGCGACGGCAAGACCTATACCGATGACGCCGACCCCGATACCGGCATGGCCAACGGCGGGCACCGCACCCGGCTGCTGCCCGCGATGGCAGGCACCATCGACATGGCCGCCTATGCCAAGTCCCAGGCGGATGCCGCGAGCAGCTCCGCCTCGAGTGCCGCGAATGATGCGGCGGCCGCCGAACAGGCCAAAAACGAGGTGCATGTCGACCAGGACACCATTCAGGCGGCAGTGACGACGACGACGGAGAAAGCGTCCCTTGCCTCGGCTTACGCGGACACGGCCACCAATATGGCCGATGCCGTGGCCCAGGCCACGGCGACATACACGGGCGTTGGATCGGGGCTGGGGGCCACCAGCGATGGCGATTATTTCCGCGTCATCGCCGCACCCGAGGCCCGGCGCATTGATGTCTACCGCAACGACAGCGGCAGCGCCACGCTGATCGCTGAGTACTACACCCGGGCCGGTGTCGACGCACGGATGCGTGACCAGGTGCGCCTGTCGCGCTCCCTGCAGCGCCAGGGCGACCTGGGCCAGTCGCTGCATGCCGATTTCCTGCTGCAGGCGTACGGCTGGACCGACTCGCCCATGGACGGTGTGCAGCACGCGCTCTCCGATAGCGAGGTCATCACCGTACTGCGCGCCTCGCCCAAGTGGGTGTGGGACGCGAAGGGAAAATTGGTGGAGGTACCGGTCGATACGCTGGCGTATGAGTATGATCCGGTCACTGGAGCGCCGCTGGGGGTGCTCAACGAGCCGCACTCGACCAACGAGATCGCGGAGTGCAACCGCTGGGATGCCAATCCCGGGGCCATGTTGTTTCCCGGTGACGGCGATCCCTTCCCTGGAGGGATCGGCATGCCTCAGCGGGTGGTGCCGGACGCGACGACGGGGCGCCACTTCGTGCGCCAGAACAACCCGATCGACAACGAGGGCCAGGAGGTTACGTACGCCTTCTTCTTCAAGCCGCAGGGCTACAGCCTGTTCGACGTCAGGGTGAACGGTTATGGCGGTGATGTCGGGGCTTCGATCGATGGCACCACCGGTGAGGTCACCTGGACGGCGAGCAGTACCGTGGAGATCAAGGTACTGCCGCTCCCTGACGGGTTCTATCGCGTGGAAATCACTGGGGTGGCCACCAGTGATGGCTCCTGGGTGCACATCTTCCTCAAGGACAATGACGGCAACCTGGACTTTGCCGGTGATGAAACCAGTGGCATGGATCTCTACTGGGGGCAGTTTGAGGTGCGAGGCAGTGCGACCTCGCCGATCTGGACCGAGGGGGCATCGGCAGCCCGCGAGGCTGACGCCGTGCATGTCTATGCCGACGGCTGGGAGAACCGGCGGCAGTGCTCGGTATTCGTTGATGCCGCGATGAAAGGCGGCGGGGCGGATGACGACAATATCGTGACTCTGGGGGCCGGTTCACAAGATGAGCGCATGGTCATCTCCAAGCGCGGCCAGGTCTATGTAGCGTCTCCCGACGGTAATTCGTTCGCCGGTCACAGCTTCTCCCCGAGGCTTTATCCAGAGACCACTACCTACGCGTTGGCTTACGAAGAACAAGGCCGCTTCGTGATGGCGATCAACCGGGGTGAGGATACACGCAATATTGGCATCATGAGTGACAAGCGGCTGACGATCAATCGCCTGACATTGGGTACCCAGCATACGGGCTGGTCAGGCGTGCTGAATGGCTATCTCCGCCGGCTGCGCTATTACCCCTATTACATGCCCCTCGATGAGCTGGAGGCCCTGCAATGA
- a CDS encoding type II toxin-antitoxin system HicB family antitoxin: MYYPIAIEIADEQHAYSVVVPDLPGCFSAGDTFDEAVANAREAIEGHLESLSDHGDPIPKTTTIEQHLENPDYKGWVWATVEVDITPYLGKSHKINVTLPELLIKRIDTAVAKQGDVYQSRSGFLSRAAQYELERITNKERNMNAEQARQQAEAADPNHENIVKRLTSEINAQSKMGRRSASSHFQTDIFSQEDIDTAIAELENLGYKVKSEKINPKFYVITAEW; encoded by the coding sequence ATGTACTACCCCATTGCTATCGAGATCGCTGACGAACAGCACGCCTACAGCGTCGTGGTTCCCGATCTGCCGGGCTGCTTCTCCGCCGGCGACACCTTCGACGAGGCGGTCGCCAATGCGCGCGAGGCCATCGAGGGGCATCTGGAAAGCCTGTCCGATCACGGTGATCCAATCCCTAAGACCACTACCATCGAGCAGCATCTGGAGAATCCAGACTATAAAGGTTGGGTATGGGCGACTGTTGAGGTCGATATAACGCCCTACCTGGGCAAGAGCCACAAGATCAATGTCACACTTCCGGAACTATTGATCAAGCGCATCGACACCGCAGTAGCAAAACAGGGCGATGTGTATCAGAGCCGGTCGGGATTTCTGTCCCGCGCCGCGCAATACGAATTGGAGCGCATTACTAATAAGGAGCGAAACATGAACGCCGAGCAAGCACGCCAACAGGCCGAAGCCGCTGACCCGAACCACGAAAATATCGTGAAGCGATTGACGTCAGAAATTAATGCCCAATCCAAGATGGGGCGTCGAAGCGCTTCATCACATTTTCAGACCGACATCTTTAGCCAAGAAGATATTGATACAGCAATCGCCGAACTTGAAAATCTAGGGTATAAAGTCAAATCGGAAAAAATTAACCCCAAATTCTATGTCATCACAGCTGAATGGTGA
- a CDS encoding DUF1799 domain-containing protein, producing the protein MEDTRKADAEALGFTPRGLEEDQQEAAQPYEVWEEHWEALQAFLRCQTQWRVIVRKDGAQYQGIDYPALYGHPRFARLDVDEQERLMDQIQYLEAGALEVLNT; encoded by the coding sequence GTGGAGGATACCCGCAAGGCGGACGCCGAAGCGCTGGGATTCACGCCCCGTGGCCTCGAGGAGGACCAGCAGGAAGCAGCACAGCCCTATGAAGTATGGGAGGAACACTGGGAGGCCCTGCAGGCGTTCCTGCGCTGCCAGACGCAGTGGCGCGTGATTGTCCGAAAGGATGGTGCCCAGTACCAGGGTATCGACTATCCGGCACTTTATGGCCACCCGCGCTTTGCCCGGCTCGACGTCGATGAGCAGGAACGTTTGATGGATCAGATCCAGTACCTCGAGGCCGGGGCCCTGGAGGTGCTGAATACGTAA
- a CDS encoding KilA-N domain-containing protein: MSNIIPFKYQGRPVRFSTDGWINATDIAKRFGKRPAKWLELPTTKSYMAALAKALGIGDVGKSDIGLVITKKGGPDQGTWLHPKLAVAFGRWLDDDFAVWCDMHIDDVLRGQGSLRHQFDVAVYDLQQQDRRGSTAGRELAQHRWVKPPLVQKVESLREQLQMTLALDQ; this comes from the coding sequence ATGAGCAACATCATTCCCTTCAAGTACCAAGGTAGGCCGGTGCGCTTCAGCACTGACGGATGGATCAATGCCACTGATATTGCCAAGCGCTTCGGGAAGCGCCCGGCGAAATGGCTTGAGCTTCCAACCACCAAGAGCTATATGGCGGCGCTCGCCAAGGCGCTTGGAATAGGCGATGTCGGAAAATCGGACATCGGTCTGGTGATCACCAAGAAGGGCGGACCTGATCAGGGCACATGGCTTCATCCCAAGCTAGCCGTGGCGTTCGGTCGCTGGCTCGATGACGACTTCGCCGTCTGGTGCGACATGCACATCGATGACGTACTGCGCGGACAGGGCAGCCTCCGGCACCAGTTCGACGTCGCGGTCTACGACCTACAGCAGCAGGATCGCCGCGGGAGTACGGCGGGTCGCGAGCTGGCGCAACATCGATGGGTGAAACCACCGCTGGTGCAGAAGGTGGAGAGCCTGCGCGAGCAGCTGCAAATGACGCTGGCGCTGGACCAATGA